From a region of the Panicum virgatum strain AP13 chromosome 2K, P.virgatum_v5, whole genome shotgun sequence genome:
- the LOC120695870 gene encoding protein LIFEGUARD 2-like, which produces MGKGDHRDLEAAAAAFPPAGAYMIESPQLRWAFIRKVYALVAMQLMATVAVAAAVYFVPAIRRFFAARTPAAIAAFVAIIVAPIILVLPMVFLRKRHPINLVLLALFTVSMSFAVGLGCLSRKGIIIIEAASLTLVVVVGLTLYTFWAAKRGHDFSFLGPFLAAACLILMLYWLAQMLLPMGSVATTVYGCVVALVFSGFIIYDTDNLIKRHAYDEYVMAAISLYLDTVNIFMAIVSCLSSSDP; this is translated from the exons ATGGGCAAGGGCGATCACCGCGATCtggaggccgccgcggccgccttccCGCCGGCGGGCGCGTACATGATCGAGAGCCCGCAGCTGCGGTGGGCCTTCATCCGCAAGGTGTACGCGCTTGTGGCGATGCAGCTGATGgccaccgtcgccgtcgccgccgccgtctactTCGTGCCGGCGATCCGCCGGTTCTtcgccgcccgcacgccggcGGCCATCGCCGCCTTCGTGGCCATCATCGTCGCCCCCATCATCC TGGTGCTGCCCATGGTGTTCCTCCGGAAACGGCACCCCATCAACCTCGTCCTCCTCGCCCTCTTCACCGTGTCCATGAGCTTCGCCGTCGGCTTGGGCTGCCTCTCCAGGAAAG GCATCATCATTATCGAAGCGGCGTCCCTGAcactggtggtggtggtcggcCTGACGCTCTACACGTTCTGGGCGGCCAAGAGGGGCCACGACTTCAGCTTCCTCGGGCCCTTCCTGGCCGCGGCGTGCCTCATCCTCATGCTCTACTGGCTCGCCCAG ATGCTGCTGCCGATGGGGAGTGTCGCGACGACGGTGTACGGGTGCGTCGTCGCGCTGGTGTTCTCCGGCTTCATCATCTACGACACCGACAACCTGATCAAGCGGCACGCCTACGACGAGTACGTCATGGCGGCCATCTCCCTGTACCTCGACACCGTCAACATCTTCATGGCCATCGTCAGCTGCCTGAGCTCTTCGGATCCCTAG
- the LOC120663590 gene encoding putative disease resistance protein RGA3: protein MIIGTYDASFAEFLKDIFREIKHLRILRLFAESWEHLPHNFSKLVHLRYLKIKSYGCSMSLLDPICRFYHLQCLDLKECNGISDLPRKGLNQLVNLRHFLANKELHSKIADVGQLKFLQELRRFEVKESENFRLRQLGKLSEFGGSLSVYNLEKVRTMEEGEEAELRFKRHLRKLKLVWDKQRAIKDPILEKGVLEGLEPHYNLRELHIKNHAGGEHPRWLCDNSFNMLDTIILQDVAWSTLLPFINIPNLKKLKLESMHNLESWDRVYRGSRFDNLEELIISDCTKLTALPLSKLKSLKYLEIKNCEELRID from the coding sequence ATGATTATAGGAACATATGATGCAAGCTTTGCTGAGTTTCTAAAAGATATATTTAGGGAAATAAAACATCTTCGTATTCTTCGGCTTTTTGCAGAATCCTGGGAACATTTGCCACATAACTTTTCAAAACTGGTCCACCTTCGTTACCTAAAAATTAAATCATATGGTTGTTCAATGTCCTTACTTGATCCAATATGTAGATTTTATCATTTACAATGCTTGGATCTAAAAGAGTGCAATGGAATTTCTGATCTACCTAGGAAAGGCTTGAATCAGCTTGTGAATTTACGTCATTTTCTTGCCAATAAAGAACTACACTCCAAAATTGCTGATGTTGGGCAACTCAAGTTTTTACAAGAGCTAAGAAGATTCGAAGTTAAAGAAAGTGAAAATTTCAGACTGCGGCAGTTGGGGAAGTTGAGTGAGTTTGGTGGATCGCTCAGCGTGTATAACCTGGAAAAAGTGAGAACAATGGAAGAGGGTGAGGAAGCAGAGCTGAGATTTAAGAGGCATCTGAGAAAATTGAAACTAGTTTGGGATAAACAACGAGCTATTAAAGACCCAATCTTAGAAAAAGGCGTTCTGGAAGGTCTTGAACCACATTACAACCTCAGAGAGCTTCATATTAAAAATCATGCAGGTGGAGAACATCCTAGATGGCTGTGTGACAATTCCTTCAACATGCTGGATACTATCATTCTGCAAGATGTGGCATGGAGCACTCTTCTACCTTTCATCAATATACCAAATCTTAAGAAACTGAAGTTGGAGAGCATGCACAATCTAGAAAGTTGGGACAGGGTATATAGAGGCTCTCGATTTGACAACCTTGAAGAGCTAATTATTTCAGATTGTACCAAACTTACTGCTCTGCCTTTATCAAAGTTGAAATCTCTCAAATATCTAGAAATAAAGAACTGCGAGGAACTAAGAATAGATTAG